From a region of the Paenibacillus lutimineralis genome:
- a CDS encoding tyrosine-type recombinase/integrase, whose product MQYVNPIRDVEMIQAMKEELRKSSIRDLLLFVLGINTGINLFDLLHLTVQDVWDGQSAKQYLYVKDEKTGEEKAYYLNSKIAEILVEYLSSMDWKAADYLFKSKKDSQPITRQQVYRIINHVAREVGISEKMGAHTLRKTFGYHAYHKGIAISIIKSILNHHSTAETLKYLGVDRSENLPIKVDVNL is encoded by the coding sequence GTGCAATATGTAAATCCGATTCGAGACGTTGAGATGATTCAAGCGATGAAAGAGGAGCTGAGAAAGAGTTCAATAAGAGACCTGTTGCTGTTTGTATTAGGAATTAATACAGGTATTAACCTTTTTGATTTACTGCACCTTACTGTACAGGATGTCTGGGACGGCCAGAGTGCTAAACAGTATCTTTATGTTAAGGATGAGAAGACTGGGGAAGAAAAGGCCTATTACCTAAACAGCAAAATTGCAGAGATTTTAGTGGAGTATCTGTCCAGTATGGATTGGAAGGCAGCGGATTACTTGTTCAAGTCGAAGAAAGATTCCCAACCCATTACTCGCCAGCAGGTCTACCGTATTATTAATCATGTAGCTAGGGAGGTAGGAATTTCAGAGAAGATGGGGGCGCATACGCTGAGGAAGACATTTGGTTATCATGCGTATCATAAGGGCATTGCCATTTCCATCATCAAGTCGATTTTGAATCATCATTCTACAGCGGAAACATTGAAATATTTAGGAGTCGATCGTAGCGAGAATCTGCCTATTAAAGTAGATGTGAACTTATAA